One stretch of Pseudomonadota bacterium DNA includes these proteins:
- a CDS encoding NAD-dependent epimerase/dehydratase family protein, whose translation MHAAPAARRRSRARDGGRHHLAQLRARAREQRAGAVAETGFRAPSGELEERVADLLRQIRPEIAALSATASIFDSGYTSLDAVRLAVGLRRAGHPLEVADCYALGSIAAIAARLGGEAAPEVARGGGVVSHGPDWAAFVRRAITHLETFESRSRTAPDPSWAFLDAGTAVITGASGFLGRHLAAGLLRQGRRVLLLGRDIGGRAAAALQRADAGLDVAGAVASGRLRMADCDLNAPGLSLSPDLLRWLSTSSGPVIHAAALVHHLFPYERLERENVLAVAELVKLLASRGRGRLVFVSTVATALGQALDADGYAVSSHPPPFGGYVESKWVAEHVVQPARTPSWCVLPASTPRPPRAPTTSATRSCAC comes from the coding sequence GTGCACGCGGCGCCTGCCGCCCGCCGCCGTTCCCGCGCACGTGATGGTGGTCGACACCACCTGGCCCAGTTGCGCGCGCGAGCCCGCGAGCAGCGCGCCGGGGCGGTGGCGGAGACGGGCTTTCGCGCGCCATCGGGAGAGCTCGAGGAGCGGGTGGCCGATCTGCTGCGCCAGATCCGCCCCGAGATCGCCGCGCTCTCGGCCACGGCGTCGATCTTCGACTCGGGATACACGTCGCTCGACGCCGTTCGCCTGGCCGTGGGCCTGCGCCGCGCGGGCCACCCCCTCGAGGTAGCCGACTGCTACGCGCTCGGGAGCATCGCCGCCATCGCGGCACGCCTCGGCGGTGAAGCGGCGCCGGAGGTTGCCCGCGGCGGCGGCGTGGTCTCCCACGGTCCCGACTGGGCCGCGTTCGTTCGTCGCGCCATCACCCATCTCGAGACCTTCGAATCGCGCAGCCGGACGGCGCCAGACCCATCGTGGGCCTTCCTCGACGCGGGAACCGCGGTCATCACGGGCGCCTCGGGATTCCTCGGCCGTCACCTGGCCGCGGGCCTGCTCCGACAAGGGCGACGCGTGCTGCTGCTGGGTCGCGACATCGGGGGAAGGGCCGCGGCGGCGCTGCAACGCGCCGACGCGGGCCTCGACGTGGCGGGCGCCGTGGCCAGCGGACGCCTGCGCATGGCCGACTGCGATCTGAACGCGCCCGGCCTGTCGCTGTCGCCCGATCTGCTGCGCTGGCTGTCGACGTCGAGCGGGCCCGTGATCCACGCGGCGGCGCTGGTGCACCACCTGTTCCCCTACGAGCGTCTCGAGCGAGAGAACGTGCTCGCCGTGGCCGAACTGGTGAAGCTGCTCGCGTCACGCGGTCGCGGCCGCCTCGTCTTCGTCTCGACCGTGGCCACGGCCCTCGGGCAGGCGCTCGACGCAGACGGGTACGCGGTCTCATCGCACCCCCCTCCGTTCGGCGGGTACGTCGAGTCGAAGTGGGTGGCCGAGCACGTGGTGCAGCCGGCCAGGACGCCATCGTGGTGCGTCCTCCCCGCCTCTACGCCTCGCCCACCACGGGCGCCTACAACGAGCGCGACGCGCTCATGCGCCTGTTGA